TTGGAGGATGTAATGAAAAAGTTAAAATCATTTGTACTTATAGCTGTTGCTGTATTGCTTATAGCATTTACTGGATGCAGCAGAAATGCTGAGCCGGAAGTCAACCAGCCTGAAGATAAAACTCCTGAAGCGGGCAACACAGGTGAAAACGAAAATTACGGCGTTATAATCAATGAAGAAAATGTTGTGTTTATAGATTCACAGGGAAAGGAAACAACAATAAAAAAGAATCCTCAAAGAGTAGTCGTACTTCAGAATTCCATCCTTGAAATATGGGATCAGGCTGGCGGAAAGGTTGTAGGAAGAGTTGAGGAATCATCTGACAAAATAGTTGAAAATGCTATGTCAGCAGAGGTTGTAGGAACTGTTGGAACTCCAAGTCTTGAAAAAATATTGTCGCTGCAGCCGGATCTTGTTATTCTTTCAGGCGGCTATACAGCTCATAGAGAAATGATCCCTTCATTACAGCAGAATAATATACAGGTTATATCTTTAGAAATTGATTTTTTAGAGGATTATTACAGAACAGTGAGACTATTTACAGCTATTACGGGAAGAGAAGATTTATATGAAAGTCATATTAACGATATACAGAAAAAAGTGGATGAACTAATCGAAAAAGCCCCTTCTGACAGAGGATACAAGGTTGTTATTATATTTGCAACTGCTAAAGGTATAACTGTGAGAGATTCAAATACAATG
Above is a window of Sedimentibacter sp. MB35-C1 DNA encoding:
- a CDS encoding ABC transporter substrate-binding protein; this encodes MKKLKSFVLIAVAVLLIAFTGCSRNAEPEVNQPEDKTPEAGNTGENENYGVIINEENVVFIDSQGKETTIKKNPQRVVVLQNSILEIWDQAGGKVVGRVEESSDKIVENAMSAEVVGTVGTPSLEKILSLQPDLVILSGGYTAHREMIPSLQQNNIQVISLEIDFLEDYYRTVRLFTAITGREDLYESHINDIQKKVDELIEKAPSDRGYKVVIIFATAKGITVRDSNTMVGEMLKDLNTVNISDSEDSTVDTKIFSMEKIIQEDPDFIFVQTMGSDLEKVTERLKSDVLDNPAWASLTAVKEDRYIVLPKDLYLYKPNDKYPEAYEGLAKILYPDVYENK